The Archocentrus centrarchus isolate MPI-CPG fArcCen1 chromosome 12, fArcCen1, whole genome shotgun sequence genome includes a window with the following:
- the LOC115789803 gene encoding GTPase IMAP family member 2-like, with amino-acid sequence MSSAERSYLPGELKPVFNIILLGNSGTGKSASGNTLLKAGKHRRNPGQLFASYPSSTAVTTTCEQIVVKMFGRLVGVVDTPDFFNEDKPADEAQIQECKKYCKPRQFVILLVIQLGRFTDGERGILQKLENEFGSIRDNTIILFTHGEDLHCNVEEFIGDRSHLRDIVEACGNRYHVFSNNSNDSKQVKALFERFEPMFPNFRTKESFPLFCCG; translated from the exons ATGAGCTCAGCTGAGCGTTCAT ATCTTCCAGGTGAGTTGAAACCTGTATTTAACATCATCCTGCTGGGAAACTCTGGGACAGGAAAGAGCGCCTCAGGAAACACCCTCCTGAAGGCTGGAAAGCACCGGCGTAATCCAGGTCAGCTTTTTGCGTCTTATCCGAGCTCCACAGCAGTGACCACCACGTGTGAGCAGATCGTGGTGAAGATGTTTGGGAGACTTGTTGGAGTGGTCGACACCCCAGACTTCTTTAATGAAGACAAACCTGCAGATGAGGCACAGATACAGGAGTGTAAGAAGTACTGCAAGCCGAGGCAGTTTGTGATCTTACTTGTGATACAGCTGGGCCGCTTCACCGATGGTGAGAGAGGAATCTTACAGAAGCTGGAGAACGAGTTTGGCAGCATCAGGGACAACACCATCATCCTGTTTACACATGGAGAAGATCTGCACTGTAACGTGGAGGAGTTTATAGGTGACCGGAGTCACCTCAGGGACATTGTGGAGGCTTGTGGTAATCGTTACCACGTGTTCAGCAACAACTCCAACGACTCCAAACAGGTCAAAGCTCTCTTCGAGAGATTTGAACCCATGTTCCCAAACTTCAGAACAAAGGAATCATTTCCTCTGTTCTGCTGCGGTTAG
- the LOC115789749 gene encoding GTPase IMAP family member 2-like isoform X2 has translation MNFSKAQKQSERFRIALFGKKTDLMNKIEDRILEGAKNQESHSSLERMKEILHVQMTIVGTNLASELKQWSSDHQPFQFNYENCSKDVTKRKKELESKRNRVFPQKNPQTTGAQSSSETVSYIVLLGKAGTGKSASANTILAAGNSHNSVFPTLVIGNSQQDSNQPFASYPSSTPVTTKCEVKKMKVGAPFVVVDTPDFFYEDDHVLDEQLEECKKYCQPGRCVVLLVVQLGRFTEGESEILEKLEEHLGWEIRGRTIVLFTHGEDLNVDVDRFIGERSHLKRIVQACGGRYHVFKNTTKNSKQVIELIKKFPHLFPNIQEKHQSSQCSLS, from the exons ATGAATTTTTCAAAGGCTCAAA AACAATCTGAAAGGTTTAGAATCGCTTTGTTTGGAAAGAAGACTGATTTAATGAACAAGATTGAAGATAGAATCCTTGAAGGAGCCA AAAACCAAGAAAGCCACAGTTCACTCGAGCGTATGAAAGAGATACTCCATGTGCAGATGACAATAGTGGGTACCAATCTTGCCTCTGAATTGAAGCAGTGGTCCTCAGACCATCAGCCATTCCAATTCAACTatgaaaactgcagcaaagacgtgacaaaaaggaaaaaagagttGGAGAGCAAAAG AAATAGAGTCTTCCCTCAGAAAAACCCTCAGACTACAG GTGCTCAGAGTTCTTCAGAAACTGTGAGCTACATTGTTCTGTTGGGAAAAGCAGGGACTGGAAAGAGCGCATCTGCAAACACCATCCTGGCTGCAGGGAATTCCCACAATTCAGTCTTTCCAACCCTGGTCATTGGGAACTCACAGCAGGATTCAAACCAACCTTTTGCATCCTACCCAAGCTCCACACCAGTCACCACCAAATGTGAGGTCAAAAAGATGAAGGTGGGGGCACCATTTGTAGTTGTTGACACCCCAGACTTTTTTTACGAAGATGACCATGTGCTGGACGAGCAGCTGGAGGAGTGCAAGAAGTACTGTCAGCCAGGGCGGTGTGTGGTGTTACTTGTAGTACAGCTGGGCCGGTTCACTGAGGGTGAGAGTGAAATATTagagaagctggaggaacatcTCGGCTGGGAAATCAGGGGTCGCACAATTGTCTTGTTTACGCACGGAGAAGACCTGAATGTTGATGTGGATAGGTTCATAGGTGAGCGGAGTCACCTCAAGCGCATCGTGCAGGCTTGTGGCGGTCGATACCATGTATTCAAGAACACCACCAAAAATTCGAAACAGGTCATCGAACTCATCAAGAAATTTCCACACTTGTTTCCAAACATCCAAGAAAAACACCAGTCCTCCCAGTGCAGTCTGAGTTAG
- the LOC115789749 gene encoding GTPase IMAP family member 8-like isoform X1: MNFSKAQKQSERFRIALFGKKTDLMNKIEDRILEGASKSMEISNLKLRENDSFRIVSAQNSFECQDQMIDFMALLYPGPHQFILAIESENAQEDNVVEQNSKLQKLFGDDVTKNVVIVSENQESHSSLERMKEILHVQMTIVGTNLASELKQWSSDHQPFQFNYENCSKDVTKRKKELESKRNRVFPQKNPQTTGAQSSSETVSYIVLLGKAGTGKSASANTILAAGNSHNSVFPTLVIGNSQQDSNQPFASYPSSTPVTTKCEVKKMKVGAPFVVVDTPDFFYEDDHVLDEQLEECKKYCQPGRCVVLLVVQLGRFTEGESEILEKLEEHLGWEIRGRTIVLFTHGEDLNVDVDRFIGERSHLKRIVQACGGRYHVFKNTTKNSKQVIELIKKFPHLFPNIQEKHQSSQCSLS; this comes from the exons ATGAATTTTTCAAAGGCTCAAA AACAATCTGAAAGGTTTAGAATCGCTTTGTTTGGAAAGAAGACTGATTTAATGAACAAGATTGAAGATAGAATCCTTGAAGGAGCCAGTAAGTCAATGGAAATTTCAAACCTTAAACTGAGAGAAAACGACTCGTTCAGGATCGTCAGTGCTCAGAATTCCTTTGAATGTCAAGACCAGATGATTGACTTCATGGCACTTTTATATCCTGGGCCTCATCAGTTCATTTTGGCAATAGAGTCAGAAAACGCACAAGAAGACAACGTTGTGGAACAAAATTCTAAACTTCAAAAGCTCTTTGGAGATGATGTCACAAAAAATGTAGTTATTGTTTCAGAAAACCAAGAAAGCCACAGTTCACTCGAGCGTATGAAAGAGATACTCCATGTGCAGATGACAATAGTGGGTACCAATCTTGCCTCTGAATTGAAGCAGTGGTCCTCAGACCATCAGCCATTCCAATTCAACTatgaaaactgcagcaaagacgtgacaaaaaggaaaaaagagttGGAGAGCAAAAG AAATAGAGTCTTCCCTCAGAAAAACCCTCAGACTACAG GTGCTCAGAGTTCTTCAGAAACTGTGAGCTACATTGTTCTGTTGGGAAAAGCAGGGACTGGAAAGAGCGCATCTGCAAACACCATCCTGGCTGCAGGGAATTCCCACAATTCAGTCTTTCCAACCCTGGTCATTGGGAACTCACAGCAGGATTCAAACCAACCTTTTGCATCCTACCCAAGCTCCACACCAGTCACCACCAAATGTGAGGTCAAAAAGATGAAGGTGGGGGCACCATTTGTAGTTGTTGACACCCCAGACTTTTTTTACGAAGATGACCATGTGCTGGACGAGCAGCTGGAGGAGTGCAAGAAGTACTGTCAGCCAGGGCGGTGTGTGGTGTTACTTGTAGTACAGCTGGGCCGGTTCACTGAGGGTGAGAGTGAAATATTagagaagctggaggaacatcTCGGCTGGGAAATCAGGGGTCGCACAATTGTCTTGTTTACGCACGGAGAAGACCTGAATGTTGATGTGGATAGGTTCATAGGTGAGCGGAGTCACCTCAAGCGCATCGTGCAGGCTTGTGGCGGTCGATACCATGTATTCAAGAACACCACCAAAAATTCGAAACAGGTCATCGAACTCATCAAGAAATTTCCACACTTGTTTCCAAACATCCAAGAAAAACACCAGTCCTCCCAGTGCAGTCTGAGTTAG
- the LOC115789634 gene encoding GTPase IMAP family member 7-like, translating into MGNGAAIPDGPPRRIVLIGKTGVGKSAVGNTILGREFFKSNVSSESVTETCEIGILPDCKRRITVVDTPGLLDTSKNADAIKKEIAKCIQITTPGPHVFLLVLQIGRFTTEEQNCVDALEKLFGPKASNYMIVLFTHGDKLTQQGVTIDRYVETGHKKLKELLRRCGNRHYVFDNSNIKNRAQVVELIKKIDEMVAANKETYYTDEMFEEAEKILKQNKDKETKQLANNEPFMSEVRKKVILFQTILAREEAD; encoded by the exons ATGGGCAACGGTGCTGCAATCCCTGATG gtCCTCCAAGGAGGATCGTGTTGATTGGGAAAACTGGTGTTGGGAAGAGTGCTGTTGGCAACACCATCCTGGGCAGAGAGTTCTTTAAGTCTAACGTGAGCTCAGAGTCAGTGACAGAGACCTGTGAGATAGGAATCCTTCCAGATTGTAAAAGAAGGATCACTGTGGTCGATACACCTGGTCTTCTAGATACATCTAAAAATGCAGATGCCATAAAGAAAGAAATCGCAAAATGCATTCAGATTACCACTCCCGGCCCTCACGTCTTCCTGCTGGTCCTTCAGATCGGCAGGTTTACCACTGAGGAGCAAAACTGTGTGGATGCCCTTGAGAAGCTGTTTGGACCAAAGGCATCAAACTACATGATCGTGCTGTTCACTCATGGTGACAAACTGACTCAGCAGGGTGTAACCATAGATCGCTATGTGGAAACAGGCCACAAGAAGCTGAAAGAGCTGCTGCGCAGATGCGGTAACAGACATTATGTGTTTGACAACAGTAACATCAAGAACAGAGCTCAGGTTGTTGAGCTGATTAAAAAGATTGATGAGATGGTGGCAGCAAATAAAGAAACTTACTACACTGATGAGATGtttgaggaggcagagaagatcctgaagcagaacaagGATAAAGAAACCAAACAGTTGGCTAACAATGAACCCTTCATGTCTGAGGTCAGgaaaaaagtcattttgttTCAGACGATCTTGGCCAGGGAGGAGGCTGACTAG